The segment TTAATGATCTTCTAGCTTCTTTTGTAGTACAATATTCTATAAAAGCATTGGCAACCTTTTCATTGGGACTATTCTTTATTTTAGCTACTGGACATATAGTCCAACCGCAATTTTTTGGTACAATAGACTGTATTTTAAAACCTGAACTGTTAACTATTAATTGTTGATTTATAAAATTAACAGTTATTAAATATTCACCTACACCTACTTTTTTAGCTGGTGTAAAGCCACTATCAGTAAATTGACCTACATTATTTCTTAGCTTTTTAAAAAATGTAAGAGCTTTTTCCTTTCCCATGTTCTGTACTAAATATGATAAAAAAGTATATCCCGTACCTGATGTTCTAGGATCTGGCAAAACTATCTCTCCTTTAAATGCTGGATTTAATAGTTCTTCCATAGTAGTTGGTTTTTTTATTCCCTTGAATTCCTTATTCCATCTTTCTTCATTTATTCCTATTGAAAGTGGCTCTACATAAAGCCCTGTCCAATATCCATCAGGATCTCTATATTTTAAAGGTATCTTATCAGTATCTTTAACTACATACTTAGCTAAACACCCATTTAGTTTTAATAACTCAATGGCATCTGCTGTACCACCCAAAAATACATCAGCCTTTTGAAATGCTATTTCTTTAACAACATTCTCAGCTGCTTTTTCAGTTGGAAACCTTAAAAATGAATAATCACATCCTGTTTTTTCTTTAAAACCATCTAATAAAACTTTGGCCTCATCCTCATTAAAAGCTACATATACCAATAGTTTTTTACCTTTAAATTGCGGTAAACGTTTACTAGGTCTTTGAGAAATCATAAAGTACCCAATAATAATTAAAACTATTGTTAAAATGCTTACTATAAGATTAACTAACCTTTTACTAACTTTCACTTTTCTTCCCCCATATGCAATCTTAATTTCCTAATATATTCTTACAAACAGTATTTAAATTACCTTCCATATAAAATGAATCTACTATTTCTTCTCCATAATCTCTAACTATAACATAATTATTTTCATATATATCTATACTAATTATGTCATAATTACCTGGTTTTGATTTTGATGAATTAATATTATCTTTATTTAAATTCTCTCTATATATCCTAATATGATAATTTAAATTTCCTTTATTGCATATAGCTTTTTCAAGTTTTTTATTATTGCTTATTCTCTTTAATTTTATAATTTCGTTTTTTATTAAAATCTTATCATTACTTCCACACTTATTAACTTCATTGAATTTATCCACAATAGTTACCTTATTCTTATCGTTTACAAGAGATGCAAGAACTGACGGTGTACAAAATATATCATCAATAAAATTTTTTAATCTATTTATATATGCTGAACTTTTGTCTCCACCATAATAACTATCATTTATTCGTAAGTTATTATTTAAATACATAGTACTTTTTTTACCATTCAAATAAAAAATTGTTCCTATAATTTCATTAGGAGTATTTTTTATTTTAGAATCATAAAAGTCCTTACTTCTAGGTATAGAATCAACAAGATTCCAAAATTCCTTTAATAAATCACCAGAATTTATAGTGAGCTCGCCCCATTTTTTACTATAGAGCTGAATTTTTATTGGAATGGAATTAGATGAATATTGTAATACTTGTTCCTTATCATCAAATACAACTAACTTATTAGCAATTGATGCTCTAAGGCATATACCCATTGCTCCCATTAAAATAAAAGATATAACATATAAACATATAATTTTTTTATATTGAAAGTTTGTCATGACTTCACTTCACCTTATTTTATTATTATGATACTCTGTAATCTTTTCACAATTCGTTCGTAATTGTGTCAAAATTGTAACGTTTACTTTTTTATTCTTGATTTTTAAATTTTAATATTACTTTTGTTCCTTCATTACTCTCTATTTGTATTTTTCCTGATTGCTTATTCATAATCTCTTTGCAAATAGAAAGTCCTAGGCCACTACCTCCATGCTTATTTTGCAAACTTTTATGAGCCGTATAAAAATGTTCAAATATTTTGTCTAACTCTTCCTCTGGTATACCTTGTCCATTATCTGATATACATACTTTAACAAAATCCTCATCATAATTCATAGTTATAATAATTTCACTACATTCACTGTATTTTATTGCATTATCTAAAATGTTAAGTATAACTTGTTCTGTTTTTTCTTTATCTATATTTATATATTTAGAATCTATTTTTAGCTTTACATCTATTCCAAACTTATTCATCCTTGGTTTTAAAAGCATCACAGAATTTTCAACAACAGTTTTAATATCTACAGGTTTTCTCTTTAATTGAAATTCATCTTTATTTAGCACTGATAGTTCAAGTAATTGTTCAACAAGATTTAATAATCTATCACTACTTTTCTTTATATATTTAATACATTGTTCTGTATCCTTTTTATCTTCTACTCTAAGTAAAAGATCTGAATAACCCATAATAGCAGCTACTGGAGTCTTGAACTCATGTGTTATATTATCTAAAAATCTCTTTTGATTTTCTTTTTCTGTTTTTAATTTTAAAATCATATTTTCTATATTATTAGACATTATATTAAATGACTTTGATAAATCTTCTATTTCATCTTTACTATTTATCTCAAAATTTTTTACAAACTTGCCATGAGAAACTTGTCTTGCAATTTTTTTTAATATAACTATTGGTTTAACGATTTCATTAGAAAAAGAATTACTTAGTATAATTGAACATAAAATAGAAATCACCGCAAAAAAGGTCATACTTAAAATCGTCTTAAATACTATATTATTTTCTTTATCTAAATTATAAATATATCTTATACATCCAAGCTTACTATCATTATAATAAATAGGACTTGAAAATAAGATATAGTATTCTCCCTGGATTTTTCTTATTATATAAGCTTTTTTTCCACTTAAAGCATTGCTTATATCATCATCTTTTTTTATATTAGGATAATTTTCAGAATCTCCTATAATAGAAGAGTTATTGTATATCTGAACTCTAACTTTACTTTTACTTGATAAGTAAGTTGCTATAAAAGGACTCATTTCATTTAAAACCTTTTCCACATGAAATTTATCTTCATTTTGCAAATATTCCATAACAAAAGCTTGGCTATTATAACTTTCCTTTTTTAACATATCTATAGAATTATTTGTTATTCTCGTATATAGTTCATATATTGTAACTACATATATACCCGCTATTGATAATATTAAAACTGCTATATTCATAAATAATATTTTTCTTTTAATTCCAAATTTCATAGCATTATACCTCGAACCTATATCCTACTCCATATATAGTTTTAATAGCTTCTTCATGATTTAATAATTTTTTTCTAATTCTTTTAATATGAATATCTACAGCTCTTGTATTTCCAGAAAAATCATATCCCCATATTTTATCTAGGAGTTCTTCTCTTGTAAAAACTTTATACGCATTTTGTACCATTAGTACTAATATCTCGAATTCTATATGTGTAAAATTAACCTCTTTTAAATTAATAAATACACGTCTTTCAAGAACCATTATCTTGATAAACCCTTTTTCTATAATTTTTTTAGTTTCTTTATTAGTAGTTAGTTTAACTTTATTTATCCTTCTTGAAATTGCTCTTATTCTTAAAATTAATTCTCTACTATCAAAAGGTTTTGTTATATAATCATCTGCCCCCAATTGAAGTCCTAGCAATCTATCATTTATTTGATTTTTCGCACTAAGAACTATTATAGGAATCTCACTATTTATGTTTTGAATTTCATGTATAATTTGAAAACCATCCATATCTGGAAGCATTAAATCTAGTACTATTAAATCTGGTGATTCACTTTGAAATAATTTTATAGCATCTTTTCCACATTCAGCGGTTACTACATCATAGTTTTCAAACATAAGATTCATCTTTACTAAGTTTAATATTGATTCCTCATCATCTACTAATAAAATTTTCATTGCTAATACTCCTTTCTAAAAAATAATATATACTTGTAAGACATTATATATTATTAAAAAATCTTACAAAAAAGAAATAAATCCTAACTCTGTGGTATAATTTTTCATAAAAAATCTAAAATAATCACAAAGAAGGACTCGACTATGATTATATCATTAAAAATTATAATTTGAAAACACTTGGCTAGAAACTTTAAAAAATTTTAATAAAAAAATACAGAAACTAAAAATAGCTTCTGTATAAAAATATTACAGTAATGTAATTCCTGATTCTTTACATTCTTCAATAACACTATCAGACCATATGGAAGCTTGAACCTCTCCTATATGAGCTTTTCTTAAAAAGAACATGCATATTCTAGATTGACCTATTCCTCCACCTACTGTGTATGGAAGTTTTTTCCCTAAAAGCATTTTGTGAAATTCAAGCTCTACTCTTTCTTCACAATTAGCCTTCTTTAACTGATACTTTAATGCATCTTCATCAACCCTGATACCCATTGAAGATAATTCAAGTGCACAGTTTAATACTGGATACCAGAATAATATATCTCCATTTAAACTCCAATCATCATAGTCAGGCGCTCTTCCATCGTGTTTTTCCCCTGAAGCTAATGTATCCCCTATTTTCATTAAGAATACTGCACCTTTTTCTTTTGTTATAGCATTTTCTCTTTCTTTAGCTGTTAAATTAGGGTATATATCTTCTAATTCTTGAGTAGTTATAAATGTTATTTTTTCTGGAAGTATTTTATCTATTTCCGGATATTTATTATTTATAAAGTTCTCTGTGCCTTTAAATACTTCATATATACCTTGGACTATTTCTTTTAAATTTTCTTCAGTTCTATCTTTCTTTTCTATAACTTTTTCCCAATCCCATTGATCTACATACATAGAATGTATATTATCTAATTCTTCATCACGTCTTATAGCATTCATATCAGTATACAATCCTTCATCTGGTTTAAATCCATATCTGTGAAGAGCCATTCTTTTCCACTTAGCTAATGAGTGAACTATTTGTATTTCTTCATCTTTTATATCTAATGCATCAAAGGCTACTGGTCTTTCAACACCATTTAAGTTATCATTAAGCCCACTAGATGCATTAACAAATAATGGAGCTGATACTCTTATTAAATTTAATTTATATGCAAGCTCTCTTTCGAAAAAATCTTTAAGTTTTTTTATAGCAATTTCTGTTTTCTTTAAATCCATACTTGATTTATATCCTTCAGGAACAACAAACTTCTTATCTATTGTCATATTAAATCCTCCTTAGTTTTTCCGTTTCAATTTAATAAAAATTATACTCTTTTTATTAAAATGTGTCAATGATAGCTTTTAATTTTTAATTAATTGCTAATAATACTTGTATTTTAATATTAAATTATTATTATTAGCCTTTAAATTATCTTTATAATGATAATTTAATAAATCTAAAAATAAAAAGTTTCCCTTATTTAATTTTAAATAAGGGAAACTTTTTATTTTATCTTAGTATCTTGGCAGAAAGCATAGTTTTTGCTATTAATTCTTTTTTCTTATGTATATTTACTTCTACTTTACAGAAATTTCTCCCCATATCAATAACCTTAGTAAATATATCAATTATACTATCCATTTGCACAGGTTTCATAAAATACGTCATAATACTATCCACAGAAATATTTATGCTATTTTTATGTCTTAAAGTTAATATTGCAACAGTTGATAATAACATATTCATAGAACTCCACGATGCAGTACCTAATTGATCTAACATTTCTGGTATAATTTTACCGGTGAAATGCATAATATTATCTTCTACTTCATATTGAAAATTTTTAAGTATTAAATCTTCCAACGTTTCTCCTACTTGTGGTTGTCTAGCTATATGTTGAATTGCCTTTATTATATCTTCTGTACTTACAACACCAATTAATTTTCTTCCATCAACTACCGGACATAATTCTATTCCTTCCCATCCCATTACATGAGCTGCATATGCCACAGTGGTTTTTTCTGTTACTGTTATAAGTTCTTTACTCATAATATCTTTTATAAATATTTTTTCATCATTTTTCTTTTGAAGATCTTTTATAGTAACAATTCCAACTACATTCATACTATTATCAACTACAGGATATCTCTGATGCTTAGTATTTTTTATAATTTCTTTTAATCTTTGTATGCTATCATCATAGTTCATATATATCGGATCAGAGATCATTATATCTTCAATTAAAATAATATCTTTTTTTATTAAACTTTCTGATATCGCCCT is part of the Clostridium botulinum genome and harbors:
- a CDS encoding ABC transporter substrate-binding protein, whose translation is MKVSKRLVNLIVSILTIVLIIIGYFMISQRPSKRLPQFKGKKLLVYVAFNEDEAKVLLDGFKEKTGCDYSFLRFPTEKAAENVVKEIAFQKADVFLGGTADAIELLKLNGCLAKYVVKDTDKIPLKYRDPDGYWTGLYVEPLSIGINEERWNKEFKGIKKPTTMEELLNPAFKGEIVLPDPRTSGTGYTFLSYLVQNMGKEKALTFFKKLRNNVGQFTDSGFTPAKKVGVGEYLITVNFINQQLIVNSSGFKIQSIVPKNCGWTICPVAKIKNSPNEKVANAFIEYCTTKEARRSLKDFSMAIPTIDDNRVKKDVKVYKLSDSYNFNRAAKDRKYLLDELKKIM
- a CDS encoding DUF3919 family protein encodes the protein MTNFQYKKIICLYVISFILMGAMGICLRASIANKLVVFDDKEQVLQYSSNSIPIKIQLYSKKWGELTINSGDLLKEFWNLVDSIPRSKDFYDSKIKNTPNEIIGTIFYLNGKKSTMYLNNNLRINDSYYGGDKSSAYINRLKNFIDDIFCTPSVLASLVNDKNKVTIVDKFNEVNKCGSNDKILIKNEIIKLKRISNNKKLEKAICNKGNLNYHIRIYRENLNKDNINSSKSKPGNYDIISIDIYENNYVIVRDYGEEIVDSFYMEGNLNTVCKNILGN
- a CDS encoding sensor histidine kinase; the protein is MKFGIKRKILFMNIAVLILSIAGIYVVTIYELYTRITNNSIDMLKKESYNSQAFVMEYLQNEDKFHVEKVLNEMSPFIATYLSSKSKVRVQIYNNSSIIGDSENYPNIKKDDDISNALSGKKAYIIRKIQGEYYILFSSPIYYNDSKLGCIRYIYNLDKENNIVFKTILSMTFFAVISILCSIILSNSFSNEIVKPIVILKKIARQVSHGKFVKNFEINSKDEIEDLSKSFNIMSNNIENMILKLKTEKENQKRFLDNITHEFKTPVAAIMGYSDLLLRVEDKKDTEQCIKYIKKSSDRLLNLVEQLLELSVLNKDEFQLKRKPVDIKTVVENSVMLLKPRMNKFGIDVKLKIDSKYINIDKEKTEQVILNILDNAIKYSECSEIIITMNYDEDFVKVCISDNGQGIPEEELDKIFEHFYTAHKSLQNKHGGSGLGLSICKEIMNKQSGKIQIESNEGTKVILKFKNQE
- a CDS encoding response regulator transcription factor produces the protein MKILLVDDEESILNLVKMNLMFENYDVVTAECGKDAIKLFQSESPDLIVLDLMLPDMDGFQIIHEIQNINSEIPIIVLSAKNQINDRLLGLQLGADDYITKPFDSRELILRIRAISRRINKVKLTTNKETKKIIEKGFIKIMVLERRVFINLKEVNFTHIEFEILVLMVQNAYKVFTREELLDKIWGYDFSGNTRAVDIHIKRIRKKLLNHEEAIKTIYGVGYRFEV
- the asnA gene encoding aspartate--ammonia ligase, which produces MTIDKKFVVPEGYKSSMDLKKTEIAIKKLKDFFERELAYKLNLIRVSAPLFVNASSGLNDNLNGVERPVAFDALDIKDEEIQIVHSLAKWKRMALHRYGFKPDEGLYTDMNAIRRDEELDNIHSMYVDQWDWEKVIEKKDRTEENLKEIVQGIYEVFKGTENFINNKYPEIDKILPEKITFITTQELEDIYPNLTAKERENAITKEKGAVFLMKIGDTLASGEKHDGRAPDYDDWSLNGDILFWYPVLNCALELSSMGIRVDEDALKYQLKKANCEERVELEFHKMLLGKKLPYTVGGGIGQSRICMFFLRKAHIGEVQASIWSDSVIEECKESGITLL
- a CDS encoding DRTGG domain-containing protein, translated to MSKHEEIIKHISNLDVGAKISVRRIASKLNVSEGTAYRAIKDAEVLGIVSTIPRVGTVRIEKVKKKSITSLSYAEVVNIVDGTLLGGKDGIHERLNKFIMGAMQVEDAKKYMLPGCLVIVGNREDMQEEALQNGCAVLITGGFNCSEKIKQLGNEKRLPIISSTYDSFAVATMINRAISESLIKKDIILIEDIMISDPIYMNYDDSIQRLKEIIKNTKHQRYPVVDNSMNVVGIVTIKDLQKKNDEKIFIKDIMSKELITVTEKTTVAYAAHVMGWEGIELCPVVDGRKLIGVVSTEDIIKAIQHIARQPQVGETLEDLILKNFQYEVEDNIMHFTGKIIPEMLDQLGTASWSSMNMLLSTVAILTLRHKNSINISVDSIMTYFMKPVQMDSIIDIFTKVIDMGRNFCKVEVNIHKKKELIAKTMLSAKILR